One window of the Dreissena polymorpha isolate Duluth1 chromosome 5, UMN_Dpol_1.0, whole genome shotgun sequence genome contains the following:
- the LOC127831032 gene encoding uncharacterized protein LOC127831032 isoform X2 translates to MAMFSQSTEDKGSDSFIDFCCSPCHEHKTVQWAEFYCDNCEKFYCAKCINLHGQLFGTHATYGRGDTSKWPVSKEVEDFLQKCDLHEDKRLEMYCNDHSQLCCTDCAFLNHRQCAKVTLISESVKGPPPDLQLLARNILTILKEIKKLQNYWDTNMQSLQVSYDKQLHEIHKTRKKINSILDKIEKNTMKELDDKLTNLKASVKTDTDNCSKLKNDLEQLSGAIHDVVDKGKVELSFIASKKCLEKMYHSVTYLKENSVQVESSLTFQADSDVQQYLSKLSGLGGFVLSTKALSVLHQAFCFTVQGKSEYNVSIPSDSDRSCRITAICVLTDDEILVADEANKRVKLLNHQYQVVGHCDLTGYPIDMCQMTQNEVAVAVNTYDTHEVLFVSVKNGQLVMGRKLQFQHNCYGIAHDLQDLYLTSGTALYKYSMKGALLKKLYEDRSCKFTDRCAVSPSGEKIFVTNKSHSKVLTLARDGTVLHTFPDLQNPTGIHVTDLGQVLVCEFSASEILQLDGEGKKKLATLATKKDGLDNTLSVCFQRSTASLIVGQALSKNIVVFKVI, encoded by the exons ATGGCAATGTTTTCTCAGTCAACTGAGGATAAAGGCTCTGATTCCTTTATAGACTTTTGTTGTTCACCATGTCATGAGCACAAAACTGTTCAGTGGGCGGAGTTTTACTGTGATAACTGCGAAAAATTTTATTGTGCAAAATGCATTAACCTTCATGGTCAGTTGTTTGGGACACATGCGACATATGGAAGGGGAGACACAAGTAAGTGGCCAGTGTCCAAGGAAGTGGAGGATTTCCTTCAGAAATGTGACCTTCACGAAGACAAACGTCTGGAAATGTACTGcaatgaccacagtcagctgtgctgcactgATTGTGCTTTCCTAAATCATAG ACAATGTGCTAAAGTAACACTGATATCCGAGTCAGTCAAAGGACCCCCACCAGATTTGCAGCTACTAGCAAGAAATATCCTAACTATTCTTAAAGAAATCAAGAAACTTCAGAATTATTGGGATACCAACATGCAGTCTTTGCAGGTTTCATACgacaaacaattacatgaaatacataaaacacgcaaaaaaataaatagtattcTAGACAAGATTGAAAAAAACACCATGAAAGAGCTAGATGATAAGTTGACCAATCTTAAAGCTTCTGTCAAGACTGATACGGACAATTGCAGCAAGCTAAAAAATGATCTCGAACAACTCAGTGGCGCAATACATGACGTTGTTGATAAAGGCAAAGTGGAACTGTCATTTATTGCCAGTAAGAAATGTCTGGAAAAGATGTATCATTCTGTAACTTATCTGAAGGAGAACTCAGTTCAGGTTGAAAGTTCACTGACATTCCAGGCCGACAGTGATGTTCAACAGTACTTGTCTAAATTGTCCGGTCTAGGGGGGTTTGTACTCAGTACCAAGGCATTATCGGTACTACACCAGGCATTCTGCTTCACTGTGCAAGGAAAGTCAGAGTATAATGTGAGCATACCAAGTGATTCAGATAGAAGCTGCCGTATCACCGCCATTTGTGTTCTAACTGATGATGAGATCCTTGTTGCAGACGAAGCTAATAAACGAGTTAAGCTACTCAATCATCAATACCAGGTGGTGGGACATTGTGATTTAACTGGTTATCCAATTGATATGTGTCAAATGACACAAAATGAAGTAGCTGTTGCTGTGAATACGTATGACACACATGAGGTCCTGTTTGTCTCTGTGAAAAATGGGCAGCTGGTTATGGGCAGGAAGCTGCAGTTTCAGCATAACTGCTATGGTATTGCTCATGATCTGCAAGACCTGTATCTCACCTCTGGCACTGCACTTTACAAGTATTCAATGAAAGGAGCCCTGTTGAAAAAGTTGTATGAAGATAGATCATGCAAATTCACAG ATAGGTGTGCAGTGAGTCCTTCGGGTGAAAAGATATTTGTCACCAACAAATCCCATAGCAAGGTCCTCACCCTTGCCAGAGATGGTACAGTTCTCCACACCTTCCCAGACCTACAAAACCCAACAGGTATTCATGTGACTGATCTGggacaggtgctggtctgtgaATTTTCTGCATCAGAAATCCTACAACTGGATGGTGAAGGCAAGAAGAAGCTGGCCACTCTTGCTACCAAGAAGGATGGTCTTGATAATACACTCTCAGTCTGCTTCCAAAGGAGTACAGCATCCCTCATTGTGGGACAAGCACTTAGTAAAAACATTGTTGTGTTTAAAGTAATATAG
- the LOC127831032 gene encoding uncharacterized protein LOC127831032 isoform X1, which yields MAMFSQSTEDKGSDSFIDFCCSPCHEHKTVQWAEFYCDNCEKFYCAKCINLHGQLFGTHATYGRGDTSKWPVSKEVEDFLQKCDLHEDKRLEMYCNDHSQLCCTDCAFLNHRQCAKVTLISESVKGPPPDLQLLARNILTILKEIKKLQNYWDTNMQSLQVSYDKQLHEIHKTRKKINSILDKIEKNTMKELDDKLTNLKASVKTDTDNCSKLKNDLEQLSGAIHDVVDKGKVELSFIASKKCLEKMYHSVTYLKENSVQVESSLTFQADSDVQQYLSKLSGLGGFVLSTKALSVLHQAFCFTVQGKSEYNVSIPSDSDRSCRITAICVLTDDEILVADEANKRVKLLNHQYQVVGHCDLTGYPIDMCQMTQNEVAVAVNTYDTHEVLFVSVKNGQLVMGRKLQFQHNCYGIAHDLQDLYLTSGTALYKYSMKGALLKKLYEDRSCKFTVDRCAVSPSGEKIFVTNKSHSKVLTLARDGTVLHTFPDLQNPTGIHVTDLGQVLVCEFSASEILQLDGEGKKKLATLATKKDGLDNTLSVCFQRSTASLIVGQALSKNIVVFKVI from the exons ATGGCAATGTTTTCTCAGTCAACTGAGGATAAAGGCTCTGATTCCTTTATAGACTTTTGTTGTTCACCATGTCATGAGCACAAAACTGTTCAGTGGGCGGAGTTTTACTGTGATAACTGCGAAAAATTTTATTGTGCAAAATGCATTAACCTTCATGGTCAGTTGTTTGGGACACATGCGACATATGGAAGGGGAGACACAAGTAAGTGGCCAGTGTCCAAGGAAGTGGAGGATTTCCTTCAGAAATGTGACCTTCACGAAGACAAACGTCTGGAAATGTACTGcaatgaccacagtcagctgtgctgcactgATTGTGCTTTCCTAAATCATAG ACAATGTGCTAAAGTAACACTGATATCCGAGTCAGTCAAAGGACCCCCACCAGATTTGCAGCTACTAGCAAGAAATATCCTAACTATTCTTAAAGAAATCAAGAAACTTCAGAATTATTGGGATACCAACATGCAGTCTTTGCAGGTTTCATACgacaaacaattacatgaaatacataaaacacgcaaaaaaataaatagtattcTAGACAAGATTGAAAAAAACACCATGAAAGAGCTAGATGATAAGTTGACCAATCTTAAAGCTTCTGTCAAGACTGATACGGACAATTGCAGCAAGCTAAAAAATGATCTCGAACAACTCAGTGGCGCAATACATGACGTTGTTGATAAAGGCAAAGTGGAACTGTCATTTATTGCCAGTAAGAAATGTCTGGAAAAGATGTATCATTCTGTAACTTATCTGAAGGAGAACTCAGTTCAGGTTGAAAGTTCACTGACATTCCAGGCCGACAGTGATGTTCAACAGTACTTGTCTAAATTGTCCGGTCTAGGGGGGTTTGTACTCAGTACCAAGGCATTATCGGTACTACACCAGGCATTCTGCTTCACTGTGCAAGGAAAGTCAGAGTATAATGTGAGCATACCAAGTGATTCAGATAGAAGCTGCCGTATCACCGCCATTTGTGTTCTAACTGATGATGAGATCCTTGTTGCAGACGAAGCTAATAAACGAGTTAAGCTACTCAATCATCAATACCAGGTGGTGGGACATTGTGATTTAACTGGTTATCCAATTGATATGTGTCAAATGACACAAAATGAAGTAGCTGTTGCTGTGAATACGTATGACACACATGAGGTCCTGTTTGTCTCTGTGAAAAATGGGCAGCTGGTTATGGGCAGGAAGCTGCAGTTTCAGCATAACTGCTATGGTATTGCTCATGATCTGCAAGACCTGTATCTCACCTCTGGCACTGCACTTTACAAGTATTCAATGAAAGGAGCCCTGTTGAAAAAGTTGTATGAAGATAGATCATGCAAATTCACAG TAGATAGGTGTGCAGTGAGTCCTTCGGGTGAAAAGATATTTGTCACCAACAAATCCCATAGCAAGGTCCTCACCCTTGCCAGAGATGGTACAGTTCTCCACACCTTCCCAGACCTACAAAACCCAACAGGTATTCATGTGACTGATCTGggacaggtgctggtctgtgaATTTTCTGCATCAGAAATCCTACAACTGGATGGTGAAGGCAAGAAGAAGCTGGCCACTCTTGCTACCAAGAAGGATGGTCTTGATAATACACTCTCAGTCTGCTTCCAAAGGAGTACAGCATCCCTCATTGTGGGACAAGCACTTAGTAAAAACATTGTTGTGTTTAAAGTAATATAG